The following proteins come from a genomic window of Paracoccus sp. MBLB3053:
- a CDS encoding bile acid:sodium symporter family protein: protein MKTWISRIGIDNYMLMLLGTVMLGLILPADGVAADILRGVTYWAVAALFFLYGAKLDSASVRAGLTNWKLQGLTFGATYVMFPLLGLVFAWVFGGILGPQMTLGLLFLAVLPSTVQSSIAFTSMAEGNVPAAICAASFSNLIGVALTPALVALMLHQGGGGVSLDAVLRIGMQILLPFVVGQLLRPLIGDFVRRHRIMTLTVDRGSILLIVYSAFSAGTVSGLWKGIPAISLVVLILVLLLFLGVVFALMIAAGKVFNLNEPDRVVLFFCGSTKSLASGLPIATALFPVSTLGATVLPVLIYHMSQLLICAMIAQRCARRHALNKAALAS from the coding sequence ATGAAGACCTGGATCAGCCGCATCGGGATCGACAATTACATGCTCATGCTGCTCGGCACGGTCATGCTGGGGCTGATCCTGCCTGCGGACGGGGTCGCCGCAGACATCCTGCGCGGCGTCACCTATTGGGCCGTCGCGGCACTGTTCTTTCTTTACGGCGCGAAGCTTGATTCCGCTTCCGTCAGGGCGGGGCTGACGAACTGGAAACTGCAGGGTCTGACCTTCGGCGCGACCTACGTCATGTTCCCTTTGCTCGGGCTCGTCTTTGCCTGGGTCTTCGGGGGCATTCTTGGTCCGCAGATGACGCTGGGCCTGCTGTTCCTCGCGGTTTTGCCCTCGACGGTTCAAAGCTCGATCGCCTTCACCTCGATGGCCGAGGGGAATGTGCCGGCGGCCATCTGTGCTGCCTCGTTTTCGAACCTGATCGGGGTGGCACTGACGCCGGCGCTGGTCGCGTTGATGCTGCATCAGGGCGGCGGTGGCGTCAGCCTTGATGCGGTCCTGCGGATCGGCATGCAGATCCTGCTGCCGTTCGTCGTCGGTCAGCTGCTGCGCCCTCTGATCGGGGATTTCGTACGCCGGCACAGGATCATGACCTTGACGGTCGATCGCGGTTCGATCCTGCTCATCGTCTATTCCGCGTTCAGCGCAGGCACAGTTTCGGGATTGTGGAAAGGCATCCCGGCCATCAGCCTTGTCGTGCTGATCCTTGTCCTGCTGCTGTTCCTTGGCGTGGTTTTCGCGCTGATGATTGCCGCCGGCAAGGTGTTCAACCTGAACGAGCCGGACAGGGTGGTTCTGTTCTTCTGCGGCTCGACCAAGAGCCTGGCAAGCGGTCTGCCGATCGCCACGGCTCTTTTCCCGGTCTCGACTCTCGGCGCCACGGTCTTGCCCGTCCTGATCTATCACATGTCCCAGCTTTTGATTTGCGCAATGATCGCGCAGCGCTGTGCGCGCCGACACGCGTTGAACAAGGCCGCCCTTGCCTCGTGA
- a CDS encoding gamma-glutamyltransferase family protein — translation MSRHDFLTGRRPSTFAGKAMIATSHPLATAAGLEILNAGGNAVDAGLAASAVQAVVDPLMTGIGGDCFALYAPAGGPVKALNGSGRAPAGATVAALKAAGLDEQIPQTSAHAVTVPGAVSAWCRLHADHGSMPLERLFERAIGYAEDGYPVTSRVAQDWAAAAELIGSDEHAAAVFLPDGRAPEAGSRHAQPLLAVRLREIAQEGAPAFYEGAAAESMVAHLQSLGGLHTVEDFAKASDGAEWVEPISTSYRGFEVHECPPNGQGLAALMILRILEGFDLATCSEADRIHLHTEATKLAYYHRDALIADPACCEGLAEKLLSDEAIETLRARIDMSRALPPALWDEPEHKDTIYLCVVDAEGNALSFINSIFHGFGSTRLDPVTGVLFHSRGASFRLIEGHPNAIGPGKRPMHTIIPGMLSKDGKVLMPFGVMGGQYQAAGHAAFLSGVIDRDLGLQAAMDQPRSFAFDGVLEVEASLPAETREALAARGHVIRVLDTPLGGSQAIRIDPNTNMLEGGSDSRKDGMALGY, via the coding sequence ATGAGCCGCCACGACTTTCTTACCGGACGACGCCCTTCGACCTTTGCCGGCAAGGCAATGATTGCCACTTCGCATCCGCTTGCGACGGCGGCGGGGCTCGAGATCCTGAACGCGGGCGGGAACGCCGTCGATGCCGGGCTCGCCGCATCGGCGGTGCAAGCCGTGGTTGATCCGCTGATGACGGGAATCGGAGGCGATTGCTTTGCGCTATACGCGCCTGCGGGCGGGCCGGTGAAAGCGCTGAACGGTTCGGGCAGGGCGCCAGCAGGCGCGACTGTGGCGGCATTGAAAGCCGCAGGGCTGGACGAACAGATCCCTCAGACCAGTGCACATGCCGTCACCGTTCCCGGCGCTGTTTCGGCGTGGTGCCGACTGCATGCCGATCATGGCTCAATGCCCCTCGAAAGGCTTTTCGAACGCGCGATCGGCTATGCCGAAGACGGCTATCCGGTCACATCGCGCGTCGCGCAGGATTGGGCGGCCGCGGCGGAACTGATCGGTTCGGACGAGCATGCCGCTGCGGTCTTTCTTCCAGATGGCAGGGCACCCGAGGCTGGCAGCAGGCACGCGCAGCCGTTGCTGGCTGTGCGGCTGCGCGAGATCGCGCAAGAGGGTGCCCCCGCTTTCTATGAGGGTGCGGCGGCGGAGAGCATGGTCGCGCATCTGCAAAGCCTTGGCGGCCTGCATACGGTAGAGGACTTCGCCAAGGCCAGCGATGGCGCTGAATGGGTCGAGCCGATCTCGACAAGCTATCGCGGCTTCGAAGTCCATGAATGTCCGCCGAACGGGCAGGGGCTGGCGGCGCTGATGATCCTGCGAATCCTCGAAGGCTTCGACCTGGCCACATGTTCGGAAGCCGACCGTATCCATCTTCACACCGAGGCCACCAAGCTTGCCTATTACCATCGCGATGCCCTGATCGCCGACCCAGCTTGCTGCGAGGGCTTGGCCGAGAAGCTGCTTTCGGATGAGGCTATCGAGACACTCCGCGCGCGCATCGACATGAGCCGGGCACTTCCACCAGCGCTTTGGGACGAGCCCGAACACAAGGACACGATCTATCTTTGCGTGGTCGATGCCGAGGGCAACGCGCTATCCTTCATCAATTCCATTTTCCACGGCTTCGGTTCGACCCGCCTTGATCCGGTGACCGGTGTATTGTTCCACAGCCGGGGCGCCTCGTTCCGCCTGATCGAGGGTCATCCCAATGCCATCGGGCCGGGCAAGAGGCCGATGCATACGATCATTCCGGGCATGCTGTCGAAGGACGGCAAGGTGCTGATGCCGTTCGGCGTGATGGGCGGACAATATCAGGCAGCAGGTCACGCGGCCTTCCTGTCGGGCGTCATCGACCGCGACCTTGGGCTGCAAGCCGCGATGGACCAACCGCGCAGCTTCGCCTTTGACGGCGTGCTCGAGGTCGAGGCGAGCCTGCCGGCCGAGACGCGTGAAGCGCTTGCTGCGCGCGGGCATGTGATCCGGGTTCTCGACACTCCACTCGGCGGATCACAGGCGATCCGCATTGACCCCAATACGAACATGCTCGAAGGCGGGTCGGACAGCCGCAAGGACGGCATGGCGCTGGGATACTAG
- a CDS encoding GntR family transcriptional regulator: protein MTRSERSADQVHSILSDRIVAGRLRPGDPLAESTLADEFGLSRTPIREALHRLASEGLVERGARRAFVVRRMSVTDLRDLFETLGEIEAICARLAAHRMTEIERDDLRRLLGQERIDYPLLNARFHDALRTGARNHLMSGLLEDLDRRSLPWRDASFRAQTRRVEQSRAEHLEILDAVLARDGELAARLMREHMASSLSAIAEMIRERPGPGERIVARPRSGAVPDLD from the coding sequence ATGACGCGCAGCGAAAGATCGGCTGATCAGGTGCACTCGATCCTGTCCGATCGGATCGTCGCCGGCAGACTGCGGCCCGGCGATCCGCTGGCCGAAAGTACCCTCGCCGATGAATTCGGGCTGTCGCGCACGCCGATCCGCGAGGCGCTGCACAGGCTGGCATCCGAAGGGCTGGTGGAAAGGGGCGCTCGCCGCGCTTTCGTGGTTCGGCGCATGAGCGTCACCGATCTGCGCGATCTCTTCGAAACGCTGGGAGAAATAGAGGCAATCTGTGCCCGGCTCGCCGCACATCGCATGACCGAGATCGAGCGGGACGATCTGCGCAGGTTGCTGGGGCAGGAAAGGATTGATTATCCGCTGCTCAATGCGCGGTTTCATGATGCGCTTCGAACCGGTGCGCGCAACCACCTGATGTCCGGACTGCTTGAAGATCTCGACCGACGCAGCCTGCCGTGGCGGGACGCCAGTTTCCGCGCGCAGACCCGTCGGGTCGAGCAATCTCGCGCCGAGCATCTGGAGATTCTCGACGCGGTCCTTGCGCGGGACGGAGAACTGGCTGCCCGGCTGATGCGCGAGCACATGGCGAGTTCTCTCAGCGCCATTGCCGAGATGATCCGGGAAAGGCCCGGCCCGGGCGAACGCATTGTCGCCCGGCCAAGGTCCGGTGCGGTGCCGGACCTCGACTGA
- a CDS encoding 6,7-dimethyl-8-ribityllumazine synthase: MTINTRTSRIAFIKARWHSDVVDRAHEGFLAEAARLMPGVVTDAYDVPGAFEMPLVAKKLAQTGRYDAVVAAALVVDGGIYRHDFVAAAVVNGLMQAGMETGVPCFSVSLTPHNYQETELLTGFFREHFVKKGAEAANAVAQIFAMEADIAGIEQSAAA; this comes from the coding sequence ATGACGATCAACACCAGAACTTCCCGTATCGCTTTCATCAAGGCTCGTTGGCATTCCGATGTCGTCGACCGCGCGCATGAAGGCTTTTTGGCCGAGGCCGCGCGCCTGATGCCGGGCGTCGTGACCGACGCCTACGACGTGCCCGGCGCTTTCGAGATGCCGCTTGTGGCCAAGAAACTGGCGCAAACCGGTCGCTATGATGCTGTCGTCGCGGCGGCCTTGGTCGTCGATGGCGGGATCTACCGCCACGATTTTGTCGCCGCCGCCGTCGTGAATGGCCTGATGCAGGCTGGCATGGAAACCGGCGTGCCCTGTTTCTCGGTTTCGCTGACGCCTCACAACTACCAGGAAACCGAATTGCTCACTGGCTTTTTCCGCGAGCATTTCGTGAAGAAGGGTGCCGAGGCTGCCAATGCCGTCGCCCAGATCTTTGCGATGGAAGCCGACATCGCCGGAATCGAGCAAAGCGCGGCCGCCTGA
- a CDS encoding FGGY-family carbohydrate kinase — protein MIQAPLVLAIDQGTTNTKAALVDPVGRIHARSSAPLVTDYPRPGWVEQSAQDIWESVRKVVADLAQHAGEIVALAIANQRETLVMWDAENGEPVAPAIIWQCRRTADDCAHLQSQGHDARVVELTGLAINPLFPASKLGWAIRNLPDVAALAGQGRLRAGTVDAWLLYKLTGGASFLTDHSNASRSQLFDTDKLDWSAELCALFGAPLSALPHPVASDAEFGVTVEGVTALPAGLPIRAMMGDSHAALYGHGVRAPGPVKATFGTGSSLMTLTPDRMASGHGLSGTIAWSDRNGVAHALEGNITVSAQASAFMAQMLGMKDARALSDLAQSVPDAGGVVFVPALAGLGAPHWDDRATGLVTGMTHATRPAHLARATFEAIAHQITDVFEAMELDIGHPLADLRADGGASVNSFLMQLQADLLDRPVLRSEVEEVGALGAAAMAFSALGFPAVERVEGTTGFQPQMPGETRQNLRTNWARGVAMARG, from the coding sequence GTGATCCAGGCACCCCTCGTCCTGGCCATAGATCAGGGCACGACGAATACCAAGGCAGCGCTGGTCGATCCCGTCGGCCGCATACATGCCCGCTCTTCAGCGCCGCTGGTGACGGATTATCCCCGTCCCGGCTGGGTCGAACAGTCAGCCCAGGACATCTGGGAAAGCGTCCGCAAGGTCGTCGCGGATCTCGCGCAGCATGCCGGTGAAATCGTCGCCTTGGCCATCGCGAACCAACGCGAAACGCTGGTCATGTGGGATGCGGAAAACGGTGAGCCAGTTGCGCCCGCTATCATCTGGCAATGCCGTCGCACGGCCGATGATTGCGCGCATCTGCAATCGCAGGGTCACGATGCCCGGGTTGTCGAGCTGACGGGGCTGGCCATCAATCCGCTTTTTCCGGCATCGAAACTGGGCTGGGCGATCCGCAATCTTCCTGATGTGGCCGCGCTTGCCGGGCAAGGACGGCTGCGGGCGGGTACCGTAGATGCCTGGCTGCTTTACAAGCTGACCGGCGGCGCGAGTTTCCTGACGGACCATTCCAACGCCTCGCGAAGCCAGCTTTTCGACACCGACAAGCTGGACTGGAGCGCCGAGCTTTGCGCCCTGTTCGGCGCACCTCTCTCAGCCTTGCCGCATCCGGTCGCCTCGGATGCCGAATTCGGAGTGACCGTCGAGGGGGTGACTGCGCTGCCCGCCGGCCTGCCGATCCGGGCGATGATGGGCGACAGCCATGCCGCGCTTTACGGTCATGGCGTGCGGGCCCCGGGTCCGGTCAAGGCCACATTCGGCACGGGCTCCTCGCTGATGACGCTGACGCCCGATCGCATGGCCTCGGGTCACGGTCTTTCCGGGACAATCGCCTGGAGCGACCGGAACGGCGTGGCCCATGCGCTGGAGGGAAATATCACCGTTTCGGCACAGGCCTCGGCTTTCATGGCTCAGATGCTTGGGATGAAAGACGCCCGGGCCCTGTCCGATCTGGCCCAAAGCGTGCCCGATGCAGGCGGCGTCGTGTTCGTTCCCGCGCTGGCTGGACTTGGCGCGCCGCATTGGGACGACCGCGCGACGGGGCTTGTGACCGGCATGACCCATGCCACCCGTCCCGCCCACCTGGCCCGCGCGACCTTCGAAGCGATCGCCCATCAGATCACCGATGTATTCGAGGCAATGGAATTGGATATCGGCCATCCGCTCGCCGATCTGCGCGCCGATGGCGGTGCCTCGGTCAATTCGTTCCTGATGCAGCTTCAGGCAGACCTGCTTGATCGCCCCGTCCTGAGATCCGAGGTTGAAGAGGTCGGGGCTTTAGGTGCCGCCGCAATGGCTTTTTCCGCGTTGGGCTTTCCGGCGGTGGAACGCGTTGAAGGCACCACCGGATTTCAGCCGCAGATGCCCGGCGAAACGCGACAAAACCTACGGACGAACTGGGCCCGCGGGGTGGCAATGGCTCGTGGCTAA
- a CDS encoding transketolase family protein: MAAPAVKTEGLRDCRDAWSLTLCDLAANDPRIVAVVNDSIGSSKLGGFQKQFPDRLVNVGIAEQCMVGVGAGLANGGKVPFVSAASCFLTGRALEQVKADIAYAGFNVKLVGQSSGVAYGELGATHHSIEDFAWLRPLTNITVIVPADAWETAEAVKWAADHEGPVYLRLSRMPVPDLAVENRVFRPGKAEILRAGGDVTLIANGTIAHIALAAADLLAAEGINARVLNMATLNPLDEAAVLAAAEETGAIVTAEEASVRGGLGGAVAELTSAHRPVPVERIGFPGFLPTGSVEWLFREYGLSAEGIAERARAAMTRASK, translated from the coding sequence ATGGCCGCGCCCGCTGTGAAAACCGAAGGTCTGCGGGATTGCCGCGACGCATGGTCCCTGACCCTTTGCGATCTGGCCGCGAACGACCCGCGCATCGTCGCCGTCGTGAATGATTCCATCGGCTCTTCCAAGCTCGGCGGCTTCCAGAAGCAGTTCCCTGACAGGCTGGTCAATGTCGGCATTGCGGAACAATGCATGGTCGGCGTCGGTGCGGGCCTTGCCAATGGCGGCAAGGTGCCCTTCGTCTCGGCCGCGTCCTGCTTTCTTACGGGTCGCGCGCTGGAGCAAGTCAAGGCCGATATCGCCTATGCCGGCTTCAACGTGAAGCTGGTTGGCCAGTCTTCGGGCGTGGCCTATGGCGAACTTGGCGCAACGCATCACTCGATCGAGGATTTCGCCTGGCTGCGGCCGCTCACGAACATCACCGTGATCGTCCCCGCCGATGCTTGGGAGACCGCCGAGGCGGTGAAATGGGCCGCAGATCACGAGGGCCCGGTCTATCTGCGCCTGTCGCGCATGCCGGTTCCCGATCTCGCGGTCGAGAACCGCGTCTTCCGCCCCGGCAAGGCCGAGATCCTGCGTGCGGGCGGCGATGTCACCCTGATCGCCAATGGCACGATCGCCCATATCGCCCTGGCTGCGGCGGACCTGCTGGCAGCCGAGGGGATCAATGCCCGCGTGCTGAACATGGCGACGCTGAACCCGCTGGACGAGGCCGCCGTGCTGGCCGCCGCCGAGGAAACCGGCGCCATCGTCACCGCCGAGGAAGCATCCGTCCGGGGTGGTTTGGGCGGGGCAGTGGCCGAGCTGACCTCGGCCCATCGCCCGGTCCCGGTCGAGCGCATAGGCTTCCCCGGCTTCCTGCCGACCGGCTCGGTCGAGTGGCTGTTCAGGGAATACGGGCTCAGCGCCGAAGGCATCGCCGAGCGTGCCAGGGCCGCTATGACAAGGGCGTCAAAGTGA
- a CDS encoding transketolase — MTLENDPAALIREKALWMRRTAFRMVHEAQLGHPGGDFSAIDIMATLYFGVMNYDPAQPDLASRDRFIMSKGHATGALYTALCAAGYYPEDWLKTYMQPKSLLNGHPNRNYLPGIETNTGPLGHGFPVAVGIAIAGQISGADYRTFVLTGDGEQQEGSNWEAAMTAGHRKLENLTLIIDRNRLQQGQGTEQTAGLDPLDDKYRAFGFHVEMADGHDVGALLALLSASPKGRGKPLCIIANTVKGKGVSFMENQAGWHHGVPNTEQFAQAMEELV, encoded by the coding sequence ATGACACTCGAAAACGATCCCGCGGCCCTGATCCGCGAAAAGGCGCTGTGGATGCGCCGCACCGCCTTCCGCATGGTCCACGAGGCGCAGCTCGGCCATCCCGGCGGCGACTTCTCGGCCATCGACATCATGGCGACGCTGTATTTCGGTGTCATGAACTACGATCCGGCGCAGCCCGACCTCGCGAGCCGCGACCGCTTCATCATGTCCAAGGGCCATGCCACCGGCGCGCTTTACACCGCACTCTGCGCCGCGGGCTATTACCCCGAGGACTGGCTCAAGACCTACATGCAGCCGAAATCGCTGCTGAACGGCCACCCGAACCGAAACTACCTGCCGGGGATCGAGACCAATACCGGTCCCTTGGGCCACGGTTTCCCGGTCGCGGTCGGCATCGCCATTGCCGGCCAGATATCGGGGGCGGATTACCGCACCTTCGTGCTGACCGGCGACGGCGAGCAGCAGGAGGGCTCGAACTGGGAGGCCGCGATGACCGCCGGCCATCGCAAGCTCGAGAACCTGACCCTGATCATCGACCGTAATCGCTTGCAGCAAGGGCAGGGGACCGAGCAGACGGCGGGTCTTGATCCGCTGGACGACAAGTATCGCGCCTTCGGCTTCCATGTCGAAATGGCCGATGGCCATGACGTCGGCGCGCTTCTGGCGCTGCTATCCGCCTCGCCCAAGGGCCGCGGCAAGCCGCTCTGCATCATCGCCAATACCGTCAAGGGCAAGGGTGTGTCCTTCATGGAAAACCAGGCTGGCTGGCACCACGGCGTGCCCAATACCGAACAATTTGCACAAGCCATGGAGGAACTGGTCTGA
- a CDS encoding L-fucose/L-arabinose isomerase family protein, which yields MTLTIRRKVCLGVVIGSRAFFSPAPCKAARDEVLAQLERLGIEAVTLPYEATANGAVQSIADAELYAAHFKENRDRIDGLVICLPNFGDEIAIAELVNRAKLDVPILLQASNDEVDKVSVAERRDAFCGKLSVSNNFWQYGIAFSETTNHTCDTWGEEFGRDLDRFARVCRTVRGLRNARIGSIGARTGAFQTMRYSEKLLQASGLTVVTVDLSEMIGAAAAIPDADPDLLAKIEKIKAYGTIPAHIQPGQILKQAKWTLAVNRWIEENGCDASAIQCWRSLQDNFGCATCVTMSMMGEELMPSACEVDVIGAVSMYALALASGAPPALLDWNNNYGYEQDLCVCTHCGNYPKSFIGDTPEISELDVLGATIGKSKCFGAVKGKVKPGPMTYFRLSTDDRLGRVKCYLGQGEFTDHPFPMDGGIAVTRVPNLRKLMRFVSQNGFEHHVAMVRGHHADVVEEAVTRYLGWPIYHHEAEPEPQLFIPNRF from the coding sequence ATGACGCTTACCATCCGCCGCAAGGTCTGCCTCGGCGTGGTCATCGGCAGCCGGGCCTTCTTCAGCCCCGCGCCCTGCAAGGCCGCGCGCGACGAGGTTCTGGCCCAGCTCGAGCGACTGGGAATCGAGGCGGTCACCCTGCCTTACGAGGCGACTGCCAATGGAGCCGTCCAGTCCATCGCGGATGCCGAGCTCTACGCCGCGCATTTCAAGGAAAACCGCGACCGCATCGACGGGCTGGTGATCTGCCTTCCTAATTTCGGCGACGAGATTGCCATTGCCGAGCTGGTCAACCGCGCCAAGCTGGACGTGCCGATCCTGCTGCAGGCCTCGAACGATGAGGTCGACAAGGTTTCGGTCGCCGAGCGGCGCGACGCCTTCTGCGGCAAGCTCTCGGTCTCGAACAATTTCTGGCAATATGGCATCGCCTTCAGCGAGACGACGAACCATACCTGCGACACCTGGGGCGAGGAATTCGGCCGCGATCTCGACCGTTTCGCCCGCGTCTGCCGCACCGTGAGGGGGCTCAGGAACGCCCGCATCGGCTCGATCGGGGCACGCACCGGCGCCTTCCAGACCATGCGCTATTCGGAAAAGCTGCTGCAGGCCTCGGGCCTGACGGTGGTGACGGTGGACCTCTCCGAGATGATCGGCGCGGCCGCCGCGATCCCGGACGCGGACCCGGACCTGCTGGCCAAGATCGAGAAGATCAAGGCCTATGGCACGATCCCCGCCCATATCCAGCCCGGCCAGATCCTGAAACAAGCCAAGTGGACCCTCGCCGTCAACCGCTGGATCGAGGAGAATGGCTGCGACGCTTCGGCGATCCAGTGCTGGCGCTCTCTGCAGGACAATTTCGGCTGCGCCACCTGCGTCACCATGTCGATGATGGGCGAAGAGCTGATGCCTTCGGCCTGCGAGGTCGACGTGATCGGCGCGGTCTCGATGTATGCGCTGGCTCTGGCCTCGGGCGCGCCGCCGGCGCTGCTCGACTGGAACAACAATTACGGCTACGAGCAGGATCTTTGCGTCTGCACCCATTGCGGCAACTATCCGAAAAGCTTCATCGGCGACACGCCCGAGATCAGCGAGCTCGACGTTCTGGGCGCGACCATCGGCAAGTCGAAATGCTTCGGCGCGGTCAAGGGCAAGGTGAAGCCCGGCCCGATGACCTATTTCCGCCTGTCCACCGACGACCGCCTCGGCCGAGTGAAATGCTACCTCGGCCAGGGCGAGTTCACCGACCACCCCTTCCCGATGGATGGCGGCATCGCGGTGACCCGCGTGCCGAACCTGCGCAAACTGATGCGCTTCGTCAGCCAGAACGGCTTCGAGCATCACGTCGCCATGGTGCGCGGCCATCACGCCGATGTCGTCGAGGAGGCGGTGACCCGCTATCTCGGCTGGCCGATCTATCACCATGAGGCCGAGCCCGAGCCCCAGCTCTTCATTCCCAACCGTTTCTGA